One Deinococcus sp. YIM 134068 genomic region harbors:
- a CDS encoding NAD(P)-dependent oxidoreductase has translation MTRTAAFLGLGAMGGPMAAHVVQRMQNQGGRAVVWNRTRARADAHAARFGGEAVDLTEAARADVIFTCLPTSAEVDEVLEAAWDGLRAGTVWVDCTSGHPEAARRQAERLAERGVAFLDAPVSGGTVGAGAGTLTVMVGGEVGALEQVRGDLAFAGRVVRVGDVGAGFAVKAINNVLLAANLWTAGEGLAALARLGVDLGAALEVINASSGRSNATENLIPRRVLTREFPATFGLGLLAKDAGIAADVVRDVRGSAPMLMQTEALIRAAATLIGPDADHTAALQLVEQMNGTVIR, from the coding sequence ATGACCAGAACAGCCGCATTTCTCGGCCTGGGCGCGATGGGTGGGCCGATGGCCGCGCACGTCGTTCAGCGGATGCAAAATCAGGGTGGGCGGGCCGTGGTATGGAACCGCACGCGGGCGAGGGCGGACGCACACGCCGCGCGCTTCGGGGGTGAGGCGGTGGACCTCACCGAAGCTGCTCGGGCCGACGTGATCTTCACCTGCCTCCCCACGAGCGCGGAGGTGGACGAGGTGTTGGAGGCCGCGTGGGACGGATTGAGGGCGGGCACCGTCTGGGTGGACTGCACGAGCGGGCACCCGGAGGCGGCGCGGAGACAGGCGGAGAGGCTGGCGGAGCGGGGCGTGGCCTTTCTCGACGCGCCCGTGAGCGGCGGCACGGTGGGGGCGGGGGCAGGAACGTTGACGGTGATGGTCGGAGGTGAGGTGGGGGCGCTGGAGCAGGTGCGCGGCGATCTCGCCTTCGCGGGGAGGGTGGTGCGGGTCGGCGACGTGGGCGCGGGCTTCGCGGTGAAGGCGATCAACAACGTGCTGCTGGCGGCGAACCTGTGGACGGCGGGCGAGGGGCTGGCCGCGCTCGCCCGGCTGGGGGTGGACCTCGGCGCGGCGCTGGAGGTCATCAACGCGAGCAGCGGGCGCAGCAACGCCACCGAGAACCTGATCCCCCGGCGGGTGCTGACGCGCGAGTTCCCGGCGACCTTCGGGCTGGGCCTCCTCGCCAAAGATGCGGGCATCGCCGCCGACGTGGTGCGGGACGTGCGGGGCAGCGCGCCCATGCTGATGCAGACCGAGGCCCTCATCCGCGCCGCCGCCACCCTCATCGGGCCGGACGCGGACCACACCGCCGCCCTGCAACTCGTGGAACAGATGAATGGAACGGTGATTCGATGA
- a CDS encoding AEC family transporter, with the protein MFAALLNVVLPVVLVAGVGALLARRFTLSQDTLGKVSLNALTPALALSSLLGTTVTVQAGLRLAVAYFVLAGAGVLVAFLAARRAPSRTRRAVMASVAIGNNGNFGLPIALFALGQAGLDQAVVIFLCSVVLTFTLGPLLYGSAGGARAGLLAVARLPVVWCIAAALLVRALDVPVPLGLRRGIDLLGQAALPMVLLSLGIQLGQSARIALTRPVLTAVLLRVLAMPALALGIGLVLGLRGLNLQGLVLASAMPTAVNAFLLAREYDADADTVASAVALSTLASVGTAALVVTLLPGIGRL; encoded by the coding sequence GTGTTCGCTGCCCTCCTCAACGTCGTCCTGCCCGTCGTCCTCGTCGCGGGGGTGGGGGCGCTCCTCGCCCGACGCTTCACGCTCAGCCAGGACACGCTCGGCAAGGTCAGCCTCAACGCCCTGACGCCCGCGCTGGCGCTGAGCAGTCTGCTGGGCACGACGGTGACGGTGCAGGCGGGCTTGCGGCTCGCGGTGGCGTATTTCGTCCTCGCCGGGGCGGGCGTGCTCGTCGCCTTCCTCGCCGCCCGCCGCGCCCCCAGCCGCACCCGCCGGGCGGTCATGGCGAGCGTCGCCATCGGCAACAACGGCAACTTCGGGCTGCCCATCGCCCTGTTCGCGCTGGGGCAGGCGGGGCTGGATCAGGCGGTCGTGATCTTCCTGTGCTCGGTCGTGTTGACCTTCACCCTCGGGCCGCTGCTGTACGGCTCGGCGGGCGGGGCGCGGGCGGGCCTCCTCGCCGTCGCCCGCCTGCCCGTCGTGTGGTGCATCGCCGCCGCGCTGCTCGTCCGGGCGCTGGACGTGCCCGTGCCGCTCGGTCTGCGGCGGGGCATCGACCTCCTCGGGCAGGCGGCGCTCCCGATGGTGCTGCTCTCGCTCGGCATCCAGCTCGGGCAATCGGCGCGCATCGCCCTGACGCGGCCCGTCCTCACCGCCGTCCTGCTGCGGGTCCTCGCCATGCCCGCCCTCGCGCTCGGCATAGGGCTGGTGCTCGGCCTGCGCGGGCTGAACCTTCAGGGCCTCGTGCTGGCCTCGGCCATGCCCACCGCCGTCAACGCCTTCCTCCTCGCCCGCGAGTACGACGCGGACGCCGACACGGTGGCGAGTGCCGTCGCGCTGAGCACCCTCGCCAGCGTGGGTACGGCGGCCCTCGTGGTGACGCTGCTGCCGGGCATCGGGAGGCTGTGA
- a CDS encoding YchJ family protein — protein sequence MPLPFPAFKPCPCGSGRSYGVCCGPLHAGEREAATPEELMRSRYAAYALRDTGYVRRTWHPETCPPDLDLGDDDARYTGLTVHRAKGDEVTFTATLRVGGRTHRLRERSIFVRLDGRWVYVSGVTPGE from the coding sequence ATGCCTCTCCCCTTTCCCGCGTTCAAGCCCTGTCCGTGCGGGTCGGGGCGGAGTTACGGCGTGTGCTGCGGCCCCCTGCACGCTGGGGAGCGGGAGGCGGCGACGCCCGAAGAGCTGATGCGCTCGCGGTACGCGGCCTATGCCCTGCGCGACACCGGGTACGTGCGGCGGACGTGGCACCCGGAGACCTGCCCGCCGGACCTCGATCTGGGGGACGACGACGCGCGCTACACGGGCCTGACCGTCCACCGGGCCAAGGGGGACGAGGTGACGTTCACGGCGACCCTGCGGGTGGGCGGGCGCACCCACCGTCTGCGGGAACGGAGTATCTTCGTACGGCTGGATGGACGCTGGGTGTACGTGTCGGGGGTGACGCCGGGGGAGTGA
- a CDS encoding TrmH family RNA methyltransferase translates to MTAPDAITSLQNPHVKRLVRLKTRRDRDREGVILIEGARELSRAVTAGILPGTLYTCPALHSPEAREVAPTLPGPRLHLSREAFEKVSGRENPDGLLAVAPAPSPTLPEPTGDAVLVVLHGLEKPGNVGAILRTADAAGAAGVIVLGRGADPYGPNVIRASQGSVFSLPVVPLGEEEALAWLAGRGFTRVACTPDAPQVYWDAPLTGRVALILGAEHEGLPAAWRVSDLPVRVPMHGTADSLNVATAAALVLYECLRQRRVMGQES, encoded by the coding sequence ATGACCGCCCCCGACGCCATCACCTCCCTGCAAAACCCCCACGTCAAGCGGCTCGTCCGCCTGAAGACCCGCCGCGACCGCGACCGCGAGGGCGTCATCCTGATCGAGGGTGCCCGCGAACTCTCCCGCGCGGTGACGGCGGGCATCCTGCCGGGGACCCTCTACACCTGCCCGGCCCTCCACAGCCCCGAGGCGCGTGAGGTGGCCCCCACCCTGCCCGGCCCCCGTCTCCACCTCTCCCGCGAGGCGTTCGAGAAGGTCAGCGGGCGCGAGAATCCCGACGGTCTCCTCGCGGTCGCGCCCGCCCCCAGCCCCACCCTGCCCGAGCCGACCGGGGACGCCGTGCTCGTCGTGCTCCACGGGCTGGAGAAGCCCGGCAACGTCGGCGCGATCCTGCGGACGGCGGACGCGGCGGGCGCGGCGGGCGTGATCGTCCTCGGGCGCGGGGCCGACCCCTACGGCCCGAACGTCATCCGCGCGTCCCAGGGCAGCGTCTTCAGCCTGCCCGTCGTCCCGCTGGGAGAGGAGGAGGCGCTGGCGTGGCTCGCGGGGCGCGGCTTTACCCGCGTCGCCTGCACGCCCGACGCCCCCCAGGTCTACTGGGACGCGCCCCTCACGGGCCGGGTCGCCCTCATCCTCGGCGCGGAACACGAGGGTCTGCCCGCCGCGTGGCGCGTGTCCGACCTCCCCGTGCGCGTGCCCATGCACGGCACCGCCGACAGCCTGAACGTGGCGACCGCCGCCGCCCTCGTCCTGTACGAATGTTTGAGGCAGAGGCGGGTGATGGGGCAAGAGAGTTAG
- the pepF gene encoding oligoendopeptidase F — MTTPTLPSRADVPREQTWDIEALFATPDTWEAEAQALPAAIDALASHAGRLGSGPEALTAYLREADDVELRLTRLLSYASMGASVDGRDAEAAARRDRANGVAARFASVTAFARPELLALDEATVREWLTRPDLGDHRLRLERLWRTREHVRSAEVEELLGAVQAPFASTRGIHPALANMDLRFGTVQSEKGGGETVTQGNVDRLTSAPDREVRRQAWENYADAHLAVRHSQAAMYATNVRQNVFLARARRYPDAITATLAPDRIPVEVVTTLLDTYRAHTPTWHRSWNVRKRWLDLPELREYDVKAALVPPREVSYAQAVEWIEQGMAPLGADYVRDMVAGLTEGRWVDYAANDGKRQGAYSAGAGRVKPYIFMTWNGTLSSYSTLAHEIGHSMHSLLSQREHPYPVPRYTLFHAEVASNFNQAMVRQHLMEEARASGDTEFEVALIEEALGNFHRYFFIMPTLAGFELECYRRIEAGGTLSAPDLITLTADLLSQGYGDGVTMDRDRSGILWAQFSTHLYANFYAYQYATGISAAHQLLVQFGEDPDAARERYLAFLRSGGSLDPIDALREAGVDMLSPEPVEATFRTLAGYVDRLEELLARRS; from the coding sequence GTGACCACCCCAACCCTCCCCAGCCGCGCCGACGTGCCGCGCGAGCAGACCTGGGACATCGAGGCCCTGTTCGCCACCCCCGACACCTGGGAGGCCGAGGCACAGGCCCTGCCCGCCGCCATCGACGCCCTCGCCTCCCACGCCGGGCGGCTCGGCAGCGGCCCCGAGGCGCTGACCGCCTACCTCCGCGAGGCCGACGACGTGGAACTGCGCCTCACCCGGCTGCTCTCCTACGCCTCGATGGGCGCCTCGGTGGACGGACGCGACGCGGAGGCCGCCGCCCGCCGCGACCGGGCCAACGGCGTCGCCGCCCGCTTCGCCAGCGTGACCGCCTTCGCCCGCCCCGAACTCCTCGCGCTGGACGAGGCGACGGTGCGGGAGTGGCTCACCCGCCCCGACCTGGGGGACCACCGCCTCCGGTTAGAGCGGCTGTGGCGCACCCGCGAGCACGTCCGCTCCGCCGAGGTCGAAGAACTTCTCGGCGCTGTCCAGGCCCCCTTCGCTTCCACGCGCGGCATCCACCCCGCCCTCGCCAACATGGACCTGCGCTTCGGCACCGTGCAATCTGAGAAGGGGGGGGGCGAGACGGTGACGCAGGGCAACGTGGACCGCCTCACCTCCGCCCCTGACCGCGAGGTGCGCCGTCAGGCCTGGGAGAACTACGCCGACGCCCACCTCGCCGTCCGCCACAGTCAGGCGGCGATGTACGCCACGAACGTCCGCCAGAACGTCTTCCTGGCCCGCGCCCGCCGCTACCCCGACGCCATCACGGCGACCCTCGCCCCCGACCGCATCCCGGTGGAGGTCGTCACCACCCTCCTCGACACCTACCGCGCCCACACGCCGACGTGGCACCGCTCCTGGAATGTCCGCAAACGCTGGCTTGATCTCCCCGAACTCCGCGAGTACGACGTGAAGGCGGCCCTCGTTCCCCCGCGCGAGGTGAGCTACGCGCAGGCGGTGGAGTGGATTGAGCAGGGCATGGCCCCCCTCGGCGCAGATTATGTGCGCGACATGGTGGCGGGCCTGACCGAGGGGCGCTGGGTGGACTACGCCGCCAACGACGGCAAACGGCAGGGCGCGTACTCCGCCGGGGCCGGGCGCGTCAAGCCCTACATCTTCATGACGTGGAACGGCACGCTGAGCAGCTACTCCACCCTCGCCCACGAGATCGGCCACTCCATGCACTCGCTGCTCTCCCAGCGCGAGCATCCCTACCCCGTGCCCCGTTACACCCTCTTCCACGCCGAGGTCGCGTCGAACTTCAATCAGGCGATGGTCCGCCAGCACCTGATGGAAGAGGCCCGCGCGTCCGGCGACACCGAGTTCGAGGTGGCCCTGATCGAGGAGGCGCTCGGCAACTTTCACCGCTACTTCTTCATCATGCCGACGCTGGCCGGCTTCGAGCTGGAGTGCTACCGCCGCATCGAGGCGGGCGGGACCCTGAGCGCCCCCGACCTCATCACCCTGACCGCTGACCTGCTCTCGCAGGGTTACGGCGACGGCGTGACGATGGACCGCGACCGGTCCGGCATCCTCTGGGCGCAGTTCTCCACCCACCTCTACGCCAACTTCTACGCCTACCAGTACGCGACCGGCATCAGCGCGGCCCACCAGCTCCTCGTGCAATTCGGGGAAGACCCTGACGCCGCCCGCGAGCGTTACCTCGCCTTCCTCCGCTCCGGCGGCAGCCTCGACCCCATCGACGCTCTGCGCGAGGCGGGCGTAGACATGCTCTCGCCCGAACCCGTGGAGGCGACCTTCCGCACGCTGGCGGGGTACGTGGACCGGCTGGAGGAGCTGCTCGCCCGCCGTTCGTAA
- a CDS encoding YbjN domain-containing protein → MTMETALLTLDTLAKYLREKEVQLDIEENNGQRFIRMGWRFEMGDAAVLVSVNDGPNNTSRLEVTCVTQKQYPERRAEIVNILNDRNRERAFSRSIDADGNVWLEYVGFYPTLAEMPQETFDTLFGGVLMHFQDDYASLEGFVPGPQLQQPQA, encoded by the coding sequence ATGACGATGGAAACGGCGCTTCTGACGCTGGACACGCTCGCCAAGTACCTGCGCGAGAAGGAAGTCCAGCTCGATATCGAGGAAAACAACGGTCAGCGTTTTATCCGCATGGGCTGGCGCTTCGAGATGGGCGACGCGGCGGTCCTCGTGTCCGTGAACGACGGTCCGAACAACACCAGCCGCCTGGAAGTCACCTGCGTGACGCAGAAGCAGTACCCCGAGCGCCGCGCCGAGATCGTGAACATCCTCAACGACCGCAACCGCGAGCGCGCCTTTTCCCGTTCCATCGACGCCGACGGCAACGTCTGGCTGGAGTACGTGGGCTTCTACCCCACCCTCGCCGAGATGCCCCAAGAAACGTTTGACACGCTGTTCGGCGGCGTGCTGATGCATTTCCAGGACGACTACGCGTCGCTGGAGGGCTTCGTGCCCGGCCCGCAGCTCCAGCAGCCGCAGGCGTAA